Proteins encoded together in one Miscanthus floridulus cultivar M001 chromosome 16, ASM1932011v1, whole genome shotgun sequence window:
- the LOC136511352 gene encoding zinc finger BED domain-containing protein RICESLEEPER 2-like — translation MADEDGLLPVSLAPEGENDDDTRADAAALFGIDLGDGSAASIDVDADGGEGATATANSNGSAPSVAGTGNNSKRKSPMWADFEEIYEVINGSRICTKAICKMCKSTLSARSTAGTGHLKRHQKSCRIKTNQRARVQSRLSYNPDGSVYNWDYKPEVGRSELCRLIAKLDLPLGIGETDAWEEYIVRAHNPRFVKFSRQTTTRDLSKLFNERRNIIKNCVLSGASSVGLTSDIWSGNAKEDYISVVAHYVTVDWELQKKVFSVTLDNASSNAKAMETLTPMFAGYLGSEPAPTPSDPNKVKYHLVHQRCACHIINLIVKSGLKRFKPYTEDFRTAINFLNSSNQRIALFNNFCIAKGVRPRKFGLDMDVRWNATYLMLKHLLPYKDVFSVFINSNYGTTLLTASHWYIADKILEFLEVFYDSTVTLSGVYYPTSSLILHHLLDIITHLHESSKDQNLFSIVYPMKLKYLKYWKDIPLMYSFAFILDPRGKMRGLFNVLTIMQQKTGFDYSSYYGIVKTEIFKLFNNPLSTSAAACELSAYLDSDNVTAYEDDFDLFLWWRDHKLIYPVLSIMARDIMSVHVSTVSSESCFSLTGRILEERRRRLLPEHVEMLACIKYWELGERRLQHDVDNQELVDSFEHLYLDEDASTSEAPSISTFAFVASASGGS, via the exons ATGGCCGACGAGGATGGCCTCCTACCGGTTAGCCTGGCCCCAGAGGGCGAGAACGACGACGACACTCGAGCCGATGCTGCTGCGTTGTTCGGTATCGATCTTGGGGACGGCTCTGCTGCTTCGATCGATGTGGACGCGGACGGTGGCGAAGGGGCGACGGCGACTGCGAACTCCAACGGCTCTGCTCCTTCGGTTGCTGGTACAGGTAACAATAGTAAGCGCAAATCGCCTATGTGGGCTGATTTTGAGGAGATCTATGAGGTTATTAATGGTTCTAGAATTTGCACCAAGGCTATTTGTAAGATGTGCAAATCTACCTTGTCTGCTAGATCTACTGCTGGCACTGGTCACTTAAAAAGGCACCAAAAATCATGTAGGATTAAAACTAATCAACGTGCTAGGGTTCAATCTAGGCTTTCAtacaatcctgatggttctgttTATAACTGGGATTATAAACCTGAAGTTGGTAGATCTGAATTATGTCGTTTGATTGCTAAGCTTGATCTGCCTTTAGGAATTGGTGAGACTGATGCTTGGGAAGAATACATTGTTAGAGCTCATAATCCTAGGTTTGTTAAGTTctctagacagaccaccactagagatcttagCAAACTTTTTAATGAACGACGTAATATAATTAAGAACTGTGTGTTGTCTGGTGCTTCTTCTGTTGGTCTAacatcagacatttggtctggtaatgcaaaGGAAGACTATAtcagtgttgttgctcattatgtgACTGTTGACTGGGAGTTGCAGAAAAAG GTGTTCTCTGTTACTCttgacaatgcttcttctaatgctaaggctatggaaacattgacacctatgtttgctggttatCTAGGTTCTGAACCTGCACCTACACCTTCAGATCCTAATAAGGTTAAGTATCATCTtgtgcatcaacgttgtgcttgcCATATTATTAATCTGATAGTAAAATCTGGCTTAAAAAGGTTCAAACCTTACACTGAGGATTTCAGAACTGCTATTAACTTTTTGAATTCATCTAATCAAAGGATTGCTTTGTTCAATAACTTTTGCAttgctaagggtgttagacctagaaagtttggtttggatatggatgttagatggaatgctacatatcttatgcttaaacacctgcttccatataaggatgttttttctgtgttcattaattccaaCTATGGCACAACGTTGTTAACTGCAAGTCACTGGTATATTGCTGATAAAATACTTGAATTCCTGGAAGTTTTTTATGACTCCACAGTCACtctttctggtgtttactatccaactagtTCACTTATTCTGCACCATCTGCTAGATATTATAACTCATTTGCATGAAAGTTCAAAGGATCAGAATTTGTTTTCTATTgtctatcctatgaagcttaaataccTAAAATACTGGAAGGACATACCTCTGATgtattcatttgcattcattcttgatcctagaggtaAAATGAGAGGTTTATTTAATGTTCTTACCATAATGCAACAAAAAACTGGTTTTGACTACAGTTCTTATTATGGTATTGTGAAAACTGAAATTTTCAAGTTGTTTAACAA TCCTTTATCTACTTCTGCTGCTGCTTGTGAGCTATCTGCTTAtctggacagtgacaatgtcactgcatatgaggatgactttgatctatttctctggtggcgtgaccataAGCTAATATATCCAGTGCTTTCTATCatggctagagatattatgtcAGTTCATGTTTCAACAGTGTCTTCAGAATCTTGTTTCAGCTTGACAGGAAGAATACTTGAGGAGCGGCGCCGTCGACTATTGCCTGAACATGTGGAGATGCTTGCTTGCATAAAATATTGGGAGCTGGGTGAAAGAAGACTGCAGCATGatgttgacaaccaagaactgGTAGACTCCTTCGAGCAtctctatcttgatgaagatgcatctacttCTGAGGCTCCTTCTATTAGCACATTTGCATTTGTGGCTTCTGCATCTGGTGGTTCTTGA